A DNA window from Argopecten irradians isolate NY chromosome 10, Ai_NY, whole genome shotgun sequence contains the following coding sequences:
- the LOC138333931 gene encoding uncharacterized protein: MITYLTSGVFNNTNFYKVFVKVNLWFCTVKHVPSRHGDNEQQIPKTSIWEVGNEYLSEAVHYMFSTGKTNSMDGPLVSDDDTFCVKELDSATEQKLPVPLLLSVLIAAVCIVFTTLLFCICWRVRKNRSRKKSKAACEEVKPLEEVDKKIVIPNDDSHKEIINSKTKCELYDEYRTGPNKGILLVFPSFIHPRKNGNNLYTADSDISWFLKNSVDYVFSELDKYLLDRASLNSPTSNGPSTSLADSMTSPRLSTRRIVPRSRQGRGSSPLLSPHDRVDEPSERRAWQEFQQKVIPLGKFPYHSEAYRNTDKIPDAKVRNLVQFYNAQCIVRFEQWNGACLITNYTLALLEKAMKTLNIDASGFNFNRLEMTGSIMKGLKSSTAGQFDVLMVFHGSGFKISHAFDQISYNGIPPGKLVLTAEETRDQSNDCLKNFKIDNANCLCVSSEAVAGLAESMLDRGIQKIYTETRSLIDRLPFRIQRSATSSLTLSLDTRNVVGLNLPEIKIQIIPAIPLHAGGWYQLSTVYAVPPWHIQDVKRKSSARGESVNQACPHDLQWGLSLGELERAFFNGVDMKMKMAGVTSCHIVCLAILKTLFTSVTRRSLLDRGEINSYILETVLSFLLLESSPFDWTLDKIADRFSDSIHFLRSAMEHGRLPNFFLHNPHLLKQMPALKTYPFLTKGRQENLFAESRQDSTEKTFKFMNHRLKEMKMEECVKGEYSDDMWEYEFFVFN; encoded by the coding sequence ATGATTACATATCTTACCAGCGGAGTCTTTAACAACACAAACTTCTACAAAGTTTTTGTGAAGGTCAACCTCTGGTTTTGTACTGTCAAACATGTCCCGAGTCGTCATGGCGACAACGAACAGCAGATCCCCAAAACATCAATATGGGAGGTCGGCAACGAATATCTGTCGGAGGCGGTCCACTACATGTTTTCCACCGGCAAAACGAATTCAATGGACGGACCACTGGTGAGTGATGATGATACATTCTGCGTGAAGGAGCTTGATTCGGCCACAGAACAGAAATTACCTGTACCACTGCTTTTGTCTGTTCTCATCGCGGCTGTCTGCATTGTATTTACCACATTGCTTTTTTGCATCTGCTGGCGAGTGCGAAAGAATCGATCTAGAAAGAAATCGAAAGCGGCATGTGAGGAAGTGAAACCACTAGAAGAGGTAGACAAAAAAATCGTTATTCCAAATGACGATTCACACAAAGAAATTATTAATTCAAAGACTAAATGTGAATTGTATGATGAGTACCGAACGGGACCAAACAAAGGGATACTTCTAGTGTTTCCTTCGTTCATTCATCCCAGGAAAAACGGGAATAATTTGTACACTGCAGATTCTGATATAAGCTGGTTCTTGAAAAACAGTGTCGATTATGTATTTTCGGAACTAGATAAGTATTTACTTGATAGAGCATCTCTGAACTCCCCAACCTCCAATGGACCGAGTACGTCATTGGCTGACAGCATGACGTCACCTCGGCTATCCACGCGAAGAATAGTACCACGCTCGCGTCAGGGAAGAGGCAGTTCGCCGTTGTTATCTCCACACGATCGCGTGGACGAACCAAGTGAACGCAGAGCGTGGCAGGAATTCCAGCAAAAGGTCATTCCACTTGGAAAATTTCCTTACCACAGCGAGGCTTACCGGAACACAGATAAGATTCCAGACGCCAAGGTCCGGAATTTAGTCCAGTTTTACAATGCTCAATGTATCGTGCGTTTTGAACAATGGAATGGAGCGTGTCTAATAACAAACTACACCCTTGCTCTACTGGAAAAAGCCATGAAGACGTTGAACATTGACGCAAgtggttttaatttcaacagACTGGAAATGACTGGAAGTATTATGAAAGGTTTGAAATCTTCCACCGCAGGCCAATTTGACGTGTTGATGGTTTTCCATGGAAGTGGATTTAAGATATCCCACGCTTTCGATCAAATAAGTTACAATGGTATACCACCAGGCAAGCTGGTTTTAACGGCGGAAGAAACTCGCGATCAATCAAACGATTGTCTGAAAAACTTTAAAATCGATAATGCAAATTGTCTGTGCGTTTCATCGGAAGCTGTTGCTGGTCTCGCAGAGAGTATGTTAGATCGAGGAATACAGAAAATTTACACGGAAACTCGATCTCTCATCGACCGTCTTCCATTTCGTATTCAGAGGTCTGCTACTTCGTCCCTAACCCTCTCACTAGATACCAGGAATGTTGTAGGTCTGAACCTTCCGGAGATTAAGATACAGATTATCCCAGCCATCCCGCTTCATGCCGGCGGTTGGTACCAATTGTCGACTGTCTACGCAGTGCCACCGTGGCATATCCAGGATGTGAAAAGGAAGTCGTCTGCTAGAGGCGAATCAGTAAACCAAGCATGTCCACATGACCTCCAATGGGGGCTTTCTCTAGGTGAGCTTGAAAGAGCGTTCTTCAATGGAGTGgacatgaaaatgaaaatggcGGGAGTAACGAGTTGCCATATCGTCTGCTTGGCCATATTGAAGACGCTCTTTACAAGTGTAACTCGACGATCTCTTTTAGACCGAGGCGAGATTAATTCGTATATTTTAGAGACGGTCTTGTCATTTCTTCTTCTGGAAAGTTCGCCATTTGACTGGACTCTAGATAAAATCGCAGATAGATTTTCGGATTCAATCCACTTTTTACGATCTGCTATGGAACATGGACGGTTGCCAAATTTCTTTCTTCATAATCCACACCTTTTGAAACAAATGCCTGCTTTAAAGACATATCCTTTCCTCACGAAAGGACGCCAAGAGAATCTCTTCGCAGAAAGCAGGCAAGATAGTACTGAGAAAACATTCAAATTTATGAACCACAGACTCAAGGAAATGAAGATGGAGGAGTGTGTAAAGGGAGAGTACTCGGATGATATGTGGGAGTATGAATTCTTTGTGttcaattaa
- the LOC138333930 gene encoding amiloride-sensitive sodium channel subunit alpha-like: protein MDEDSNSWQHRCERYFTSISESDERRERWGYDRIQEGPIMEWKHLTELANDAKRRSSAFSRAKRWVRQLDIHGCSRVGYASVVESVFWIIISVLGFGALSYIVYLYADIYQNASHFQTLSYKIPPFSSSSPNITICNNNILRKSALQQSQNRFQALLDVSTKTNKILQQRQQTLTAKELLERTTLYENLTSLLQPSELASLYSELEEEYLPYSYMSSPTDYGSLYLWGIQEGVEILREVVNPTKSELQTYGHRKDTLIVHCWADGKNCNKNRYFNEHQDPELGNCVTFSNPGNNIETVSFLLNVEPDETVGELTPSVGARVYVGETDSGQNTLTLAQPGTTVFINTQKKSRIERTKDCNHQQYYSQKACLRKCVDDMIASFCRCQRSFDVMATEQCRVDVKFENVCAKTIQKLYSLGKLECGCLPRCSQSLYNVEASSSDWPTARNIEYVEQFLLQQGINGSHHFIRNSLAKVTVNYKNMVEESVTESSLSLLDLVAGIGGMSAILVGISAISLLEVVWFLFKLLIHGCRQMIIRSKRRDNIHRLAESDVTSITWQAYRQKRREEVKNNNSALTKQAVRRNSSRQSRQSLPAITEENKHRKLPNGHLENNLYSHPFERTGHRRVYNNLVKADHTSGSEFPVFNSLNELRPQRCSTPDNSDHINSRLLQMDGGNAHHYPQRGRIVTPADAIQRYGHSASKYICSEGIYL, encoded by the exons atgGATGAAGATTCTAATTCCTGGCAACACAGGTGCGAACGGTATTTTACCTCGATTTCAGAATCCGATGAAAGGAGGGAGAGATGGGGGTATGATCGAATCCAGGAAGGACCAATCATGGAATGGAAGCATCTTACAGAATTAGCAAATGATGCAAAGAGACGGTCGTCTGCCTTTTCCCGCGCAAAACGATGGGTGCGACAGCTAGATATTCATGGATGCAGTCGTGTAGGATATGCCTCTGTAGTTGAAAGTGTGTTTTGGATAATTATTTCAGTTTTGGGATTCGGTGCCTTGTCttacattgtgtatttatatgCAGATATTTATCAAAACGCATCACATTTTCAAACCTTGTCATACAAAATTCCGCCATTTTCATCTTCGTCGCCAAATATCACAATCTGCAATAACAATATACTACGAAAATCAGCATTACAACAGTCTCAAAACCGCTTTCAAGCGTTACTGGATGTTtccacaaaaacaaataaaattctACAACAGAGACAACAGACGCTGACAGCGAAGGAACTTTTAGAACGGACGACGTTGTATGAAAATTTGACAAGCCTTCTTCAACCTTCCGAGCTAGCATCACTTTACAGTGAACTGGAAGAGGAGTATTTACCCTATTCCTACATGTCCTCCCCGACTGATTACGGATCATTATACCTCTGGGGGATACAGGAAGGTGTGGAAATCCTCAGGGAGGTTGTCAATCCTACTAAATCGGAGTTACAGACGTACGGCCACAGGAAAGACACACTGATCGTTCATTGCTGGGCAGACGGGAAAAATTGCAACAAAAACAG atATTTCAATGAACATCAGGACCCAGAACTTGGAAACTGCGTGACATTTTCAAATCCGGGTaataatatag AAACAGTCAGTTTCCTATTGAACGTGGAGCCAGATGAGACGGTCGGGGAGCTTACCCCATCTGTCGGTGCGCGGGTGTATGTTGGGGAGACAGACAGCGGTCAAAATACCTTAACACTAGCTCAACCAGGCACGACAGTCTTTATAAACACACAAAAG aaaTCCAGAATAGAAAGAACAAAAGATTGTAATCATCAACAATATTATTCTCAAAAG GCCTGCTTGAGGAAATGTGTTGATGATATGATAGCGTCTTTCTGTCGGTGTCAAAGGTCATTTGACGTCATGGCAACGGAACAATGTCGCGTTGATGTCAAATTTGAAA ATGTCTGTGCAAAAACAATACAGAAACTGTACTCTCTCGGGAAACTGGAGTGCGGTTGTCTCCCTAGATGCAG CCAATCGTTGTACAATGTTGAAGCTTCCTCATCCGACTGGCCGACCGCTAGGAACATTGAGTACGTAGAGCAGTTCTTGCTACAGCAAGGAATCAACGGTTCGCATCACTTCATCAG GAATTCCCTGGCAAAGGTGACAGTGAACTACAAAAATATGGTAGAAGAGTCCGTCACGGAATCATCACTTTCG CTTCTGGACCTTGTGGCAGGGATCGGTGGTATGTCTGCCATACTAGTAGGGATCTCTGCGATCAGTTTACTGGAAGTGGTGTGGTTCCTGTTCAAGCTTCTCATACACGGATGTCGTCAGATGATCATACG ATCTAAACGAAGAGATAATATACATCGATTAGCTGAATCTGACGTCACTTCGATCACATGGCAAGCGTATCGTCAAAAACGCAGAGAGGAAGTAAAGAACAATAACTCTGCTCTAACAAAACAAGCTGTACGGCGGAACAGCAGCCGACAAAGTCGACAATCACTACCCGCAATTACTGAGGAAAACAAACACCGGAAACTCCCaaacggccatcttgaaaacaacCTCTATTCGCATCCATTTGAACGTACAGGACATCGGCGTGTATATAATAACCTAGTCAAAGCCGATCACACATCCGGTTCAGAATTTCCGGTTTTTAATTCTCTGAATGAGCTAAGGCCTCAAAGGTGTTCTACACCGGACAATTCTGACCATATCAACAGTCGTCTGCTTCAAATGGATGGCGGGAACGCACATCATTATCCACAACGAGGCAGAATTGTTACCCCGGCTGATGCTATCCAACGTTACGGACATTCAGcgtctaaatatatatgtagcGAGGGCATATATCTCTGA